A segment of the Campylobacter vulpis genome:
AACTTATATCCAAGAACTTTTGCAACTAAAAGGAGATAGAATTTTCATACAAAAGCAAGCCGTTTTAGCTGCCTTTTGCCTTATGATGAAACTTAAGCCTGAAATTTTCATTTAATTTTCAATAAAAATTTAATGATGATTTATTAAATTTCTATAATATTTTTGCAAGATTTCTCATTTTCAACAGGGTCAAAAATGAATTTACCAAATTTTCTAGCTATTTTAAGAATGATTTTAGCACCGCTTTTATTTTTTGTCCTTACCTTTCCCTTTGAAAATGTGCATCAAAGCTGGATTAATTATTTTGCCACTCTACTTTTTTCTTTAGCGGCTTTAAGTGATTTTTTTGACGGATTTATAGCAAGAAATTGGGGGCAGACGACAAAATTGGGTGCTATTTTAGACCCTTTAGCAGATAAAATGCTTATCTTAGCCGCTTTTTTAGGGCTTTTGCTTTTAGATAGGGCAAATGAATGGGTAATTTACCTTATTTTAGTGCGTGAGTTTTTTATCACAGGCTTTAGAGTTGTTATGGTGAGTGAAAATTTAGATGTGAGTGCTTCTTTTGCAGGTAAGCTTAAAACAGGCTTTCAAATGACCGCCATCATCTTTTTGATGCTTGATTGGATTTTTGGTGATATTTTGCTTTACATTGCCCTTGCACTTACGATTTACTCGGGTTTTGAATATGTTTATCACTATATCAAACATAGGAAAAAACAATGAAAAGCCTTCTTTTTCTTTTGATCATCTTAATTTTAGGCTTAAAATTTTACTCCGTGCAATTTTTAGCGACTATTTTTGCCATTTCCTTTTTAATATTTTTTCACGAATTAGGACATTTTTTAGCCGCAAAATCTTTAGGTATAAGGGTAGAAATTTTTAGCATAGGTTTTGGCAAAAGCTTTTTTGAGAGAGAATTTAAAAACACAAAATACCGCTTGAGTGTCTTACCACTTGGAGGTTATGTCAAACTTAAAGGGCAAGATGATTTAAATCCCGCTTTAAGAAATTACGATAAAGATAGCTACGGCTCACTTTCTCCTCTCCAAAAAATTTACATACTCTTTGCAGGACCCTTTTTCAATCTCCTTTTAGCCTTTTTGCTTTACATCGCCATAGCAAATTTGGGCTTAGAAAAAGCCTCCGCTAAAATAGGCTTCATCGCTCCCAATTCAGCCGCACAAGAGATGGGACTTTTAGAAGGAGATATCATTAAAAGTATCAATGGTGTCAAAATTCAAAGTTTTGATGAAATCCCTGCCCTACTCACTCCAAACGCCTTAATAATCGAAATTCAAAGAGAAGAAAAGCTTTTAAATTTTCTCATTACACCAAAAACTGGACAAGCTTATAATGAATTTGGACAAATCATGCCAAAACTGCAACTTGGAATAGCTCCAAGTAATGAAAAAATAAGCGTTAGCTACACAGGCTTACAAAGTTTAAGCTATGCCTTAGATGAAAGCATAAAAGCTTCTACTCTTATTATAAAAGGACTTTTCAAACTCATCAATGGCGATATAGAAGCAAAAAATTTAGGCGGCATCATTACTATGGTTGATTTGACTTCAAAAGCTGCAGAAATAAGTCTTTCGTGGCTTTTATTTATCACAGCTTTAATTTCTATCAATCTTGGAATTTTAAATCTTTTACCCATACCTATGCTCGATGGAGGACATATTTTATTTAATTTTTACGCCCTTATTTTCAAAAAAGAAGTTCCACAAAAAGCCTTTGAATATCTAAGTTATGGCGGTATGGCTTTACTTTTAAGCCTAATGCTTTTTGCGACCTTTAATGACATAGTAAGACTAACGCAAAATTAAATTTAACATAACTTAAGTATATTTAGCTATAATTCGCCCTTGCAATCCTTGCCTGTGAAAATGGGCTTAATATCCACAAGGAGAAAAGATGAAACATTATGAGGTTTTATTTATTTTAAAGCCTACGCTAACCGAAGAAGAAGTTAGCACGAAGTTGGAATTCGTTAAAGAAATTCTTAGTAAAAATGGTGCAGAAATTCAAACCATTGTGCCTATGGGCACAAGAAAACTCGCGTATAAAATCAAAAAATACGAAAGAGGAACTTATTTTGTCATTTATTTCAAAGCTCCTACAAGTCTAATTGCCGAGCTTGAAAGGGTGCTTAGAATTACCGAAGAGGTTATAAGATTTTTGATTGTTAAATATGAAAATAAGAAAGAAATTTCCGCTTGGGAAAAGCTTTCTCAAGGTATCAAGCAGTCAAAAAAAGAAATTAAACCTATAGAAGCCCCTGAAATTCAATAGGTAAAAAGATGTTTAACAAAGTTGTTTTGATTGGAAATCTTACTAGAGATATAGAAATGCGTTATGGGCAAAGTGGAACAGCCATAGGTTCTTCCGCTATCGCTGTTACAAGGAAATTTAGTGTCAATGGCGAGAAACGCGAAGAAACTTGTTTTGTTGATATTACCTTTTTTGGCAGACAAGCAGAAGTAGCAAATCAATATCTTTCAAAAGGAAGCAAACTTCTCGTTGAGGGGCGTTTAAAATTTGATCAATGGACTGATCAAAATGGTCAAAATCGCTCTAAACATAGCGTTCAAATTGAAAATATGGAAATGCTGGGTAATAATCAAAATGGTGCAAATAATTTTACCCCTAACAATTACGCAGAAACACAAAGCTACGATCCTTACACTAATGAAAATAGCAAAAAACCTGCACAAAAAACTCCCAATCAAAATCAAGAGAAAATTAGAGAAATCGATGTCGATGCTTATGATAGTGATGACAGCGATTTACCATTTTAAAAAGGAAAAATTATGGCAGAGAAAAGAAAATATTCACGCAAATATTGCAAATATACAGAGGCTAAGGTTGAATTTATAGACTATAAAGACACAACGATGCTAAAACACGCTTTATCTGAACGCTTTAAAATTATGCCACGCCGTTTAACAGGCACAAGCAAGAAATATCAAGAAATGGTAGAATTAGCCATAAAGCGTGCAAGACATGTAGCTCTTATCCCTTATATAGTCGATAGAAAAAATGTAATTAATAATCCTTTTGAGGGATTATAAAAACTACCCTAAGGCGTCCAAAAGTTCTCTTTTGCGACTAGCCTTAGCTTTTCATTAATGAAAATTTCTTCATTAACTCCTTCATTTAGCTTTGAAAACACGCTAATATTCACAATAATCACGCCGTCCTTAGATAAATTTGCATCTGAATTAATATTTATCAAACGACCATTTTGACATTCAGCAAAGGCATAAAAATATTCAAACTTGATTTTATCTTTAACATTAGGATAAGAAAAGCTGATGGAATTTAAGCACTCAAATCCCTCTTTTTTAGCTTGAAAAAGGGCATATTTAGCAAGTTCTTTAGTGTTTGTTCTTAAAATTTTAGCTTGAGTATAAGCATAACTATCTTTTAAAAATCTTGGCGTATAGCTTGAAATATTTAATCCCACACTTATCGAAAATCCCACAAAAAGCGTTAAAAATACGACACCAAGTAAAACATAAGCTTTTTTCATAGGATAAGCATTTTTTCTAAACAATGTGAAAAATGTGATTTCTGCACACAAATTTTAATCCATAAAGCTCCATTTTGCTCTCTCAATCTAAAATCTTGGACAAAATCGAGCAACAAAGCCTCTTGTTTCAAATTTTCATTAAATATTTTGGGTTTGAAGGTGTATTTTAAAGCGTTATCTTCAAATTTGAATTCAACTTTGGCTTTTAAGGGATAAAAAACTCCCTCACTTTGAAAATTTGCAGGATTTAAAAGCTCAACTTTTCCATCCTTTAAAGCATAAAAGCTCCCATCTTTATCTTTAAAAAGATCTATTTTATTTTGCAAAAGATGAGCAAAATCACTCTTTGGAGAATAAAAGCTCGTATGATTTTTTAAAATCAACATTGAATTGACTAATTTTAACTTACCATTTTCAAGCACAAAAATACTTTCATCATCTTTCAAAAAACAGGAGAAATTTTCATTTGTAAATTCCAAATTTACACATTTTAAAAGGATATTTTCCAAATTGAATAGAGTTTGATTTAATTTTAAAATCACTTCATTTTGCTCCAAAGACTTTAAGTGTAATAAATAAAATTCTCTCAAAGGCTTTGCCATAAGCATAAAAATAATAGAAAAAATAATCAAAACAATCATTAATTCAAGCAAACTAAAAGCTTTTTTCATTGTAAAAATACTGCCTATAAGCTTTATCAAAAGGCTCTATTTTTTTTAATTCAAAAATTTCATCTTTTACAATTGTCTCTTTTAATCGTAAGGGTTTTAGCATATCATTAGCAACAAAAATTTCTCTATCATTTGAATGCATTAAAAGTCTTGCTTCAAGGGCGTAGAGTCTTTCAAAAAACTTTAAGGTTGCATTATTTTTATCAACTTGTGTATAAAAAAGCGAAATTGAACTAAAAATAAAAGCCAAGATAATTATAGAAATTACAAGCTCGACAAAAGAAAATGCTCTTTTCATTTGGAGCTGATATAAACAGCCTCCATAAATGCCGCTCTAATAGCCCTTTCTTCCAACACCTTCACGCCTTTTATACTCACACCAGCAGGTGAGCAAACACTTTCTTTGATAAGAGCTGGGTGCTCGTGAGCTAAAAGTGTAGAAAAGCTTTCAAAAAGTCCTTGCGTGAGCTTTAAACTTAACTCCTTATCTAAACCCCTATACACACCCCCATTTGCAAGAGCCTCAGCCACTAAAGAAAGAAAAGCTGGCGCACAGCCACTTAAAGCCATAGCACTTGGCATTTGCTTTTCACTACTTAATTCATAAGCATTACCAAAACTTGTTAAAATTTGCACTATCTCTTCTTTAAAAAGCCCATTTTTTAAGATAAAAGGCGTGGTAGAAGCTTTATATTTAGCAGCGACATTTGGCATAATCCTTGCAATATTTTGAGCTCTAATACACTCTAAATCTTTCAAGCTAGTATTTGCCAAAACAGAAATTAAAATTCTTGCCTCTCCTTTTAAAATTTGAGACATTTCATTTAAAGCGTAAGGTTTAAAAGCTAAAATAACATTTTTATTTTCCAAATCAAATTCGTTATAAAGTAAAGTCTTAAAACCTTCTTTTCTTAAATATTCAAGTTTTTGAACCTCACGCCCCACTATATAAATTTCATAAAAATCTCTCAAACCATAAGCTAAGGCACTCGCCATAGCACCATTTGCAAGGATATAAATGCTAGACATTATTTTTTAATGTAATTAGAAATTTTTTCTGCTTGAAAAAAATCAGGATAATGGACCGTATCTAAAATAACTTGTGCCATAGTATTATTATCTAAATTAATTACTACTGGAGCAAGAAAATTTACCGTGGATTCTTCAATAGTCTTTGCTAAAGCGACTATATTAAAAACCTGCTGTTTAGATTCTGGCGTGAGTGAAAGTAATTCCTGGTAATAAGTAGGTATATCAAATTCATAATCAGGGCGTATGAGATAGGGATTAATGAGAACAAAAGAGAAGTCCTTGCCATCAAGGCTTTTAAGCCTGACAAATATCTCATCTATGGTTGTAAATTCCATATTCTTAGTTTCTTCAAAACCCAAGATAGGGCACTTAACAGCTAGAGTCATTTTATCTCCTCAAGTTTTATAATTTTAATTTTAACATAAATAAGCAATAATAATTCCAATTTTTTATTTTTTTACGAAATTAAGGCTTATTAATCAAATTTGATTAAAATTACGCTTTTATTTTAAGTAAGGTTTATCGATGAAAAAGAAATTATTGATTTTATCTTTGATTATCACTTTTTTCACAGCTTGTAGCACGAAAAATAAAGATGAGCTTTATAATCTTAGCCCATCACAATGGTATGCGCAAATTATTAAGGATTTACAGGATAAAGATTTAGAAAAGGCGGACACGCATTATAGCGGTATGGCAAGTGAGCATATTGCAGACCCTCTATTAGAGCCTATACTCATCATACTAGCTCAAGCACATATGGACGAAGAGGAATATCAACTAGCTGAATTTTACTTAGATGAATATAATAAAAAATTTGGAAATTCCAAAAATGTCGATTATACGCGCTATCTTAAAATAAAAGCTAAATTTGAAGCCTTTGCTGTGCCAAATCGCAATCAAGCCTTAATGCTCCAAAGTCAGCAAGAAATCGATAATTTTCTAAAAGAATATCCAAACACACAATACAAGCCTTTAGTGCAAACTATGCTGACAAAATTTAATATTGCCGTGTTTTATTTAGACAGCACCATAGCGGATTTATACAATAGAACAGATAGACAACAAAGCTATGAGATTTACCAAGAAAAATTACAACAATCAGAATTTTTTGAAAGAAGTATTATAACACCTGAACTTCCTTGGTATAGAGCAATATTTGAAAAATTTTAAGAGTTAAAAATAGGAGAAATGATGGAATTAGAAGACATAGTGGCTGTTAGGCAAATTTTTCCCGTTTTAATTGAAGATGAGCTATTTTTATATCCTTTTATGATAACACCCATCTTTATTAACGATTCTAAAAATTCTAGTGCTTTAGATAAAGCTCTTAAAGATGATAATATGATTTTCGTTGCCCCTTCAAAATATGAAAATGGTCGAAGTTTTGATGAAATTTATGATTGTGGCGTTATAGGCAGCATAATGAGAAAAGTGCCTTTACCAGATGGACGCATAAAAATTCTTTTTCAAGGGCATTCTAAAGCGAGAATTACAAAAAGAATTTCTAACAAACCCCTAGAAGCTAGAATTGAACCCATAATCGAAGAAGAACTAGAACCCAAAAAAAAGAAAGCTCTTTTAGATGTTGTAAAGGAAAAAGTAAAAATTCTCTCTAACATTAGCCATTATTTTTCACCCGATTTGCTAAGAACCATTGAAGAGGGTGTCGATGCTTCAAGAATTTGCGATTTGATTTTAAATACCATAAGGATAAAAAAGCAAGATGCTTACGAATTTTTTATCCTTTCAAATTTAGAAATCAAACTTATCAAACTTATTGATTTGTTAGTGGAAGAAATCGAAACCAATCGCTTACAAAAAGATATCAAAAATAAGGCACACTTAAGAATTGACAAAGCAAATAAAGAATATTTTCTTAAAGAGCAATTAAGACAAATTCAAAGAGAATTGGGCTCAGACACACAAAAAGAAGATGAAGTCAAAGAATATTACAAAAAACTAGAACTCAAAAAGCCTTTTATGCACGAAGATGCCTACAAAGAAATCAAAAAGCAAATTGAAAAATTTGACAGAATTCATCAAGACAATTCAGAAGCCTCTATGATACAAACCTACATAGAAACGGCTCTTGATGTGCCTTTTGAAAAAATTTCTAAGAAAAAACTTAGCATTAAAGAAGTTATTAAGCAATTAGAACACGACCATTACGCCTTAGAAAAGCCTAAAAGACGCATTGAAGAATATTTTGCCGTGCGTGAGCTTTTAGAAAAAAGAAAGATAAATGATAAAGACGGAGCAAAAGTTATATTATGCTTTTACGGACCTCCGGGCGTGGGTAAAACCTCTCTTGCAAATTCCGTAGCAAAAGCACTTAAAAGAGAATTGATTCGCATAGCTTTAGGAGGACTTGAAGACGTCAATGAGCTTCGCGGACATCGTCGCACTTATATAGGAGCAATGCCTGGACGCATTACGCAGGGCTTGATAGAGGCTGGACAAATTAATCCAGTCATCGTGCTTGATGAGATAGATAAGCTTAATCGCAGCTTTAGAGGTGATCCATCTGCTGTTTTACTAGAAATTTTAGACCCAGAGCAAAACTCTAAATTTAGGGATTATTATCTTAATTTTAATTTGGATTTAAGTAAAGCTATTTTCATTGCCACTGCAAATGATATTAGCAATATCCCCTCTCCATTAAGAGATAGAATGGAATTTATCGAGCTAAGTTCTTATACGCCTAATGAAAAATTTCAAATCACAAAAAATTATCTTATCCCAGATGAGCTTAAAAAGCACGGCTTAAAAGCTAGCGAATTCAGTGTGAGTAAAGATGGGATTGAATTACTCATTAGTGATTATACTAGAGAGTCTGGTGTAAGAACTTTACGCCGTAAAATTGCCGAGCTTTGCCGTAAGACTGCCAAACAAATTTTACTTGAAGAAACTAAGAAAATTAACATTAATGCTAAAAATTTACACACTTTCTTAGATAAAAAAGTCTATGAAATTCAAAAAAGAGAAAGAGAAAATAAAATAGGGCAGGTTAATGGACTAGCTTGGACTGCTGTGGGTGGAGATGTGCTAAAGGTTGAGGCAATTAAAATTAAGGGCAAAGGTGAATTGATGCTAACAGGTTCTTTAGGTGATGTGATGAAAGAATCTGCCAAAATCGCCTTTAGCGTCATTAAAGTCCTAATTGATGAAGGCAAACTTAAATTTCCTAAAAAAGCTTTGTTGGATAGCAAAACAAATATCTATGAGCAATATAATCTCCATATCCATGTCCCAGATGGAGCAACTCCAAAAGACGGACCAAGTGCTGGCATTACTATGGCTACGGCTATGGCGTCCATTTTTAGTGAAAAAAAGGTGCGAAGTGATGTGGCGATGACAGGTGAGCTTGACTTAAATGGGAGGGTTCTGCCCATAGGTGGTTTAAAAGAAAAGCTTATAGCCGCTTATAAAGCTGAAATGACAACAGCACTCATTCCTACAAAAAATTACGAAAGAGATTTAAAAGATATCCCACAAGAAATAAGGGACAATATGAAAATTATCGCTGTAAGGGAATTTGAGGAAGTGTTAAAATATTCTTTAATGTGATATTTGCATTATTTTCTATAAATGAGGGTATGAAGCCAAAACCCTTATTTATAGATATTAAATACTAATTCAATAAGCTTAAATTTCACAAAGTGAAAAATGATAAAATCGCTATTATCACTCTTTAAAATAAAAATTAAATTCGTTTTTAGTGTAACTAAACCCTGCTTTCTCATAGAAGCGGACGGCTTTTTGATTGAGTTTATCTACAAAAAGTTTTAGTTGTGTTTTTGGGTGGCGTTTGATGAGGGTATTTAGTAAGGCAAAGGCGACATTTTTGTGGGCTAAATTCTCACGCACAGCGATAAAGTCGATATATAAGCCATTTAAAATATTAGTATAAAGCAATCCTCCGCAAATTCTACCCTTTTCTTTGTAAATGAGGCATTGATGTAATTTATCCTCAAGTTCTTTTAAGGAAAATAAAAAAAGATAAGTTGTATCAAAAAACTGCGAAAAAAACTTCCTAAGCTCCGCAATATCTTCATTTTTAGCCTCTTCGATGAAAGAATAATTTTGCGGAGTAAATGTGGGGCTTAAAAGTTGCATTTGAGCGTGTTTAATGAGTATATTAAAGCCGTTAAGTTTAAGAAATTCTTCATTTTGTGTGAGATAGGTAGGATTTTTACCTAAAATTTTTACAAAACTTTTTTGTAATTTAAAATCTCGCACTTCACGGACGAAATAATATAAAAAGTTATGCCTATCATAGAAGAAAAAATTCTCCCCATTTTGCAAGATTGTGATATTTTGGAGTTTAAGCTCTTCTTCAAAAAAGCTTAAATTTTCTAAATGGTTACTTAATTTAAAGCCCTCGTAATAAAATCGTTTAAATTCCTCAAATTGACGCATAAAGGGCTAACCTATCCACCTTACTATTAATGTTTAAAGGAAGTTTTGCAAGTTTAATGCTCTGCTTTGGCAGCATATAAGCTGGCAATTTTTGCTTACAAAACCCCTTCAAATCAAGCTCCTCTTCACTCTCATAAAAAGCAATGAGTTTATCATCTTTAAAGACACAAGCACTATTTTTAATCTTTGCGTGGGAATTTAACACAGCTTCTATTTCACCAAGCTCTATTCTATGTCCTTTAAATTTGATTTGATTATCAATTCTTCCATAACATAGTAATTCCCCAAATTCATTATAAGCGACAATATCTCCTGTTTTATAAAGTAAGTCTAAATAATTGTTATGTAAAGGATTTTGTATAAAGGCTGCTTTTGTTTTTTCCGTGTCATTGTAATAACCTAAAGAAAGGCTAGTTCCTCTTACATAAAGTTCTCCCTTTTTCCCTACTTCATTAATGAAATTTTTATTTTCATCAAAGACTAAAAGCTCTGTATTTTTACAAGCTTTTCCTATGGGTAAAAGCTCATCATCTTTAAATTCTCTATCTACCTTATAAAAACAACACACATCAGTGATTTCAGTTGGTCCGTAAAGATTGGCAAAGAGGGTGTGGGGGAGATGAGAACGCCAAATGTTTAAAGTCTTAGCACTAAGCAAATCCCCTCCGCATAAAATTTTCCTTAAATGTTTTAAAGGATAAGGTTTTAAACTTTCTTTATCGGGCGCGAAATAATTATAAATCACAGGCTTCCAAAAAATCATCGTGATTTTTTCCTTTTCCAAATAAGACAAAATTTCATCGGGAAAGGCAAAAGAGGCATTAGGGATAAGGTGTAGTGAGCCTCCATTAACCACACTTCCAACGATGTCAGGCAAGGACGCATCGACATAAAGCGGCGCTTGATTAGCTATCACTTCATTTTCATCAAGCTCAAATTCCTCACTCACCCAAAAAGCATAATCAATCACACTTTTATGACTTATGCTTACTCCCTTAGGCACTCCCGTGCTACCACTTGTAAAAAAGACATAAAGTAAATTGGTATCAATATGTCTTAATCTAGCCTTTGTTAAAGCTTCTTCATCTCTTTCATAACTTTCAAAATCTTCTGTATAAAGTGTAGCTAAATCAAGCTTTAAATTTAAACTTTTTGAAGTGATGAAAGCCTTAGGTTTTAAAACACTAATGATTTTTTCTATTCTTTCAAGGGGCATTTTTTCATCAAGTAGGGTATAAAAATTCCCACTCTTTGCCACAGCAAAAAAACTAATAAGCGTGTTAATGCTTTTAGGTAAGATGATTAAAATAGGACTTTGCGTAAAAGTAGGTGTGAGAGTGCTTAAAAGTTTGCTAGCAACCTTTTGACTTAAATCATCAAATTCTTTATAAGTGATACTTACTCCCCCCATTTCCTTAAAAAGCATTTTTTGAGGGAATTTTTTCACACTTTTTTGTAAAAAGTCATCAATATGACATATCATCTTTTCTAGCCTTTCATCGTTTTTTTGTATAATAATCTAAATTTCAAAACAAAAGGCAAAAAATGCTTGTGGATAAAACTTATAAGATTAAAAGTTGTGATGATGTAGAACTTGGGATTAAGAGAGAAGCAAAATTAGAATACCGCATTAGCTATGATGAGACAAAAGAACTTGAGGCTATCGTCTTTATCATAGGAGGTTTTGGCAGTAGCACTAATCTTTGCTTTATGGATTTTGCGAGGCAAAATTTAGCACAGAATTTTCCTGTTTTAGCGGTTAATGTCTTTTATCATTGTTTTTTCAATCGTTTTAATGAGGAGGATAGAAGATATTCTGCTAAACTTGCAAGTTTTGAGCCAGACATACGCAATTTAAAAACTCTTTTAACGCACACTCAAATTCCTTTTCAAAATGATTTAAATGCTTTTCATTACCACCCCCTATTAAATGAACGGATTAAGCATTACAAACAGCAAGGTCTCATCAAAAAAGACTCCACCCTAGCAGGGTTAAGCTATACCATACTCCCCGCCAATGATGAGTATCAAAATTATGGCATTATGGCAGCACTTGATCATATTTTTGTCCTTAAAAACCTTTACAAAAAACTCCCTAGCACACGGGGGGGGGGGGGGGTAGCCTCCCTGCCTGTGATTTATGGAGGTAGCTCTTATGGGGGCTACCTCGCACACTTAATCGCTAAAATTGCCCCGTGGCACGCTCAAGCCATTTTGGATAATTCTTGCTCGCCTTTACCGCAATTAGACTACATTGTGGGGAGGGAGCTTGGAAACGACCAAAGTGAGCTTACGACTTACGATGGGGACTTGATGATACGGCTTTATTCTAAAACTTTTTGGACTTGTGATGCGAATTCTAAATATTGCTTTACTCCGGCACATTATAAAATTCGCTCTTTACTTAACACAGAGCATTTAAAAATTCAAAGTGAGTATGCTAAGGATACACTTTTTATCAGTTATCACTCAGCCCATGATGAATTTGGCACTGCAAAAGATAAAGAAAAGCTTTATGAGCTTTATAAAGCATTAGATTTTAAGGCAAAACTACATCTTATAAAAGATGAAAAAGAACTAGATAAAAAATTCATTAGAAGTTTAAATCACAGCCTTGGTATGAGTGATAATGGGCTTTTTCGTAAGGAACTACCCACTATTTTAGAGCAATTTAGAACGAAAGTTTTCACACAAAGACAGGGGGAAATTAGCTATCCTTGCGGAAATAAAATTTTCACTTTCAAAGATGAGGGCGAGAAATTTCTTCTTGAAATTTCTTAATTTAACTTCCATAAGCCTCATCTAGCATTTTTTTAATGCTTTCAAAATCCTCAAAATATGTCATTTTGATATATTTTCTATCAAGAGTTTTTTGATAGTGCTTTTCTATCTCTGCGACTAAAGCCATCACATCAATACTATCGATTTCATTATTGCTTACCAAATTTTTCATATTTTCATCGATGTCATCTCTACCGATTTTCATAAAAAATTCTTTAATTATTTGCATTACGCCTCCTTGTTTAAAATATACAGAACTATCGCTAAAATCCCATTTTGCTGTTAAAAATTTAGATAAAAGTCAAAAACGATAAAAATTATAATCTGGTTGCGAAGGGGAGATTTGAACTCCCGACCTTCGGGTTATGAGCCCGACGAGCTAACCACTGCTCTACTTCGCGTTATGAGTTTAGAAGTGGATGGGGTAAAGGGATTCGAACCCCTGAATGACAGGACCAAAACCTGTTGCCTTACCGCTTGGCGATACCCCATCAAAATTGAAAGTGAGATTATACTTTTTTTTAATTTATTTGTCAAGTAAATTTAGCTACAATACCCTAATTTACTAAAGGATTAAAAATGAAATTTATAAGCATAGAACAAGCGATAAAAGACTTAAAAGAAGGTAAAATGCTCGTAATGGTCGATGCTGAAGATAGAGAAAATGAGGGAGACATCATCTTCCCTGCGGAATTTAGCACTA
Coding sequences within it:
- the lon gene encoding endopeptidase La, translated to MELEDIVAVRQIFPVLIEDELFLYPFMITPIFINDSKNSSALDKALKDDNMIFVAPSKYENGRSFDEIYDCGVIGSIMRKVPLPDGRIKILFQGHSKARITKRISNKPLEARIEPIIEEELEPKKKKALLDVVKEKVKILSNISHYFSPDLLRTIEEGVDASRICDLILNTIRIKKQDAYEFFILSNLEIKLIKLIDLLVEEIETNRLQKDIKNKAHLRIDKANKEYFLKEQLRQIQRELGSDTQKEDEVKEYYKKLELKKPFMHEDAYKEIKKQIEKFDRIHQDNSEASMIQTYIETALDVPFEKISKKKLSIKEVIKQLEHDHYALEKPKRRIEEYFAVRELLEKRKINDKDGAKVILCFYGPPGVGKTSLANSVAKALKRELIRIALGGLEDVNELRGHRRTYIGAMPGRITQGLIEAGQINPVIVLDEIDKLNRSFRGDPSAVLLEILDPEQNSKFRDYYLNFNLDLSKAIFIATANDISNIPSPLRDRMEFIELSSYTPNEKFQITKNYLIPDELKKHGLKASEFSVSKDGIELLISDYTRESGVRTLRRKIAELCRKTAKQILLEETKKININAKNLHTFLDKKVYEIQKRERENKIGQVNGLAWTAVGGDVLKVEAIKIKGKGELMLTGSLGDVMKESAKIAFSVIKVLIDEGKLKFPKKALLDSKTNIYEQYNLHIHVPDGATPKDGPSAGITMATAMASIFSEKKVRSDVAMTGELDLNGRVLPIGGLKEKLIAAYKAEMTTALIPTKNYERDLKDIPQEIRDNMKIIAVREFEEVLKYSLM
- a CDS encoding GNAT family N-acetyltransferase, which translates into the protein MRQFEEFKRFYYEGFKLSNHLENLSFFEEELKLQNITILQNGENFFFYDRHNFLYYFVREVRDFKLQKSFVKILGKNPTYLTQNEEFLKLNGFNILIKHAQMQLLSPTFTPQNYSFIEEAKNEDIAELRKFFSQFFDTTYLFLFSLKELEDKLHQCLIYKEKGRICGGLLYTNILNGLYIDFIAVRENLAHKNVAFALLNTLIKRHPKTQLKLFVDKLNQKAVRFYEKAGFSYTKNEFNFYFKE
- a CDS encoding amino acid adenylation domain-containing protein, whose protein sequence is MICHIDDFLQKSVKKFPQKMLFKEMGGVSITYKEFDDLSQKVASKLLSTLTPTFTQSPILIILPKSINTLISFFAVAKSGNFYTLLDEKMPLERIEKIISVLKPKAFITSKSLNLKLDLATLYTEDFESYERDEEALTKARLRHIDTNLLYVFFTSGSTGVPKGVSISHKSVIDYAFWVSEEFELDENEVIANQAPLYVDASLPDIVGSVVNGGSLHLIPNASFAFPDEILSYLEKEKITMIFWKPVIYNYFAPDKESLKPYPLKHLRKILCGGDLLSAKTLNIWRSHLPHTLFANLYGPTEITDVCCFYKVDREFKDDELLPIGKACKNTELLVFDENKNFINEVGKKGELYVRGTSLSLGYYNDTEKTKAAFIQNPLHNNYLDLLYKTGDIVAYNEFGELLCYGRIDNQIKFKGHRIELGEIEAVLNSHAKIKNSACVFKDDKLIAFYESEEELDLKGFCKQKLPAYMLPKQSIKLAKLPLNINSKVDRLALYASI
- a CDS encoding DUF2920 family protein, with translation MLVDKTYKIKSCDDVELGIKREAKLEYRISYDETKELEAIVFIIGGFGSSTNLCFMDFARQNLAQNFPVLAVNVFYHCFFNRFNEEDRRYSAKLASFEPDIRNLKTLLTHTQIPFQNDLNAFHYHPLLNERIKHYKQQGLIKKDSTLAGLSYTILPANDEYQNYGIMAALDHIFVLKNLYKKLPSTRGGGGVASLPVIYGGSSYGGYLAHLIAKIAPWHAQAILDNSCSPLPQLDYIVGRELGNDQSELTTYDGDLMIRLYSKTFWTCDANSKYCFTPAHYKIRSLLNTEHLKIQSEYAKDTLFISYHSAHDEFGTAKDKEKLYELYKALDFKAKLHLIKDEKELDKKFIRSLNHSLGMSDNGLFRKELPTILEQFRTKVFTQRQGEISYPCGNKIFTFKDEGEKFLLEIS
- a CDS encoding acyl carrier protein, translated to MQIIKEFFMKIGRDDIDENMKNLVSNNEIDSIDVMALVAEIEKHYQKTLDRKYIKMTYFEDFESIKKMLDEAYGS